Proteins encoded by one window of Nitrospiraceae bacterium:
- a CDS encoding sulfate adenylyltransferase, protein TYPIDSTSKNVDEVIIELRNTKVAERAGRAQDEGRGMEQLRKDGYM, encoded by the coding sequence ACCTATCCGATCGATTCCACCTCTAAAAATGTGGATGAGGTTATCATCGAATTACGCAATACCAAGGTGGCCGAACGTGCCGGTCGCGCACAAGATGAAGGCCGAGGCATGGAACAGTTACGCAAAGATGGATACATGTAA